The genomic region TCGGCCTGCACTCGGGAGCCGTCGCATGAGCACCTACACCATCCCCAACGTCATCACCCGCGACGCCCGCGGCGAGCGGATCATGGACGTCTACTCGCACCTGCTCTCGTCGCGGATCGTCTACCTGGGCACCGGCATCGACTCGGGTGTGGCCAACGCGCTGATCGCCCAGCTGCTGCACCTGGAGTCCGACAACCCGGACATGGAGATCAACCTCTACATCAACTGCGAGGGCGGCGACCCGTCGGCGATGCTCGCGCTCTACGACACCATGCGCTACATCAAGGCCCCGGTGGCCACGACGTGCGTGGGCCAGGCGGTGGCCGCGGGCGCGGTCCTGCTGGCGGCGGGCGCGGAAGGCAGGCGGTCACTGCTGCCGCACGCCAGGGTCGTGCTGCACCAGCCGGCGGCACAGGGCCGCGGCACGATCCCGGACCTGATCCTCGCGGCGGACGAGGTCGTGCGGGTGCGGAGCCAGCTCGAGGCCGTGCTGTCCAGGCACACCGGCCGGGACGTGGCCCAGCTGCGCCACGACACCGACCGCGACCGCGTGTTCGACGCGGAGGGTGCCGTGGCGTACGGCCTGGCCGACCAGGTGCTCGAACAGCGTTAGGCGGCCATGAGCACCGGTCCGCTGGGGCGGCCGATCGGCCGCGTCGTCATCACCGGACCGCCGGGACGGTTGACCGGCCGCGCGGTCTGGAAGTGCCGGACCTGGCCCGCGATGCCGACGAGCAGGTCGGCCAGGTCCACGCCCAGCGCACCGGTCACCGCGGCGATCATCTCGCTCGACGGCTCCTTGCGCCCGCGTTCGATCTCGGACAGGTACTGCGTCGAGATGCCCGCCCGTTCGGCCACGTCGACCAGGCGGGCACCCTGGCGTTCCCTGATCTCGCGCAGCTTCTGGCCGAGCGCCTCGCGCCACAGCGGCTGCGGCTCGCGCTTGCCCTTGAAGTCGAAGATGTCCGCCATACCGTCATCGTGACAGCACCCCGACCTGCCCGAACGTGCGTTCTGCTGTCGGCAGAAAAGCGCCGTCAGCTCAACGCCGCCACGACCGGACACCTCTCTCGAGACCGCTCAACAGCCACCCTCGACCCCGTACCGCGGTGCAGGGTCAAGCGGTCTTGTACGCGGCCGCTCCCTCCAGCGACTCGAACGGCCAGCTCACCAGGCTCACCGGCACCCGGTCACCCAGTCTCGCCCGCACCGCCGCGGCCGCCGTCAGCTCGGCACCACCGCAGATCTCGACCACCTGCGCGCCATCGCCCACCAGTTGCTCGGCCACCTCGGCCATCCGCTCGAGCGGCGCGCCGACCACGACCGTCCAGCCGTCGCCGTGCTCGCGGACGACCCGCTTGCGCGCCGGATCCGCGTCCGGGTCGTGGTAGATCGTCGCACTGCGCCGGATCGGACCGGCCACGGTCGCGCCGAGCTCGTAGCTCGCGGTGGCGACGGGTGCACGCGGCACGACCCGCTCGACCACCCGTGCGGCCTGTGCCAGGTCGAAGCCGCGGTACAGCTCGATCAACCGCACACCGTTCTCGGTCACCGCGGTCTCGGCCACCCGCGCGGCCTGGTCGCCGTCCGGTGCCCACGCGAGCAACGTGCTGCCGCCCCCGTCGTGCCGCAGCACCACGCGGTCCACGGCCGGATCGGAATTCGGTTCCAGGAACAGGAAAAGCCCGTCGTGCTGCACGTCGAACCTCCAGTATTGTCTAGGTATCCCCAGTACTGCAGGTTCCAACGGGCCCGCCCGCGCGGTCATTCCCCGATC from Lentzea guizhouensis harbors:
- a CDS encoding helix-turn-helix domain-containing protein, coding for MADIFDFKGKREPQPLWREALGQKLREIRERQGARLVDVAERAGISTQYLSEIERGRKEPSSEMIAAVTGALGVDLADLLVGIAGQVRHFQTARPVNRPGGPVMTTRPIGRPSGPVLMAA
- a CDS encoding DUF6506 family protein — its product is MQHDGLFLFLEPNSDPAVDRVVLRHDGGGSTLLAWAPDGDQAARVAETAVTENGVRLIELYRGFDLAQAARVVERVVPRAPVATASYELGATVAGPIRRSATIYHDPDADPARKRVVREHGDGWTVVVGAPLERMAEVAEQLVGDGAQVVEICGGAELTAAAAVRARLGDRVPVSLVSWPFESLEGAAAYKTA
- a CDS encoding ClpP family protease; translated protein: MSTYTIPNVITRDARGERIMDVYSHLLSSRIVYLGTGIDSGVANALIAQLLHLESDNPDMEINLYINCEGGDPSAMLALYDTMRYIKAPVATTCVGQAVAAGAVLLAAGAEGRRSLLPHARVVLHQPAAQGRGTIPDLILAADEVVRVRSQLEAVLSRHTGRDVAQLRHDTDRDRVFDAEGAVAYGLADQVLEQR